The sequence GCTATCACCACCAATGGGGCCCATCCCAGCAAGTGTGTGACCATCCAGAGAACACTTGATGGACGGCTGCAGGTAGGACGATACAGTTCATTTAATCCACATAGGTTCAAAAATATGACGGCGGTTTCTACTCTTAACGGTGGTATTGATTAGTTTTGACATGCTTGGGTAAATAACAGATCTGTTAGTGACTTCCACCTGCAGCAAACTATCCAGGCATCAGATTAAACTGCTttgaatgaatgcatgaattaaaacaaagccCACGACAAGCTGCTCAGCATATGCACTATGACTAGAAGTAATGACTATATTCAGTGTAGATTAATCTGTATatttgtcagaaaatggtgaagaATGCCATACATGATTTTCCAAAGCTCATTGTTGCTTGATTTGTCCGATTAACatcccaaaacccaaagatattcacttcACTGTCATTTGTGGCAAAGACAAGCCTCaagtattcacatttaagaagctggaatcacTAATTGTTGGCCATTTTGGTAGCGAAAGGACAGAAACAATTAGTTTTCTCAGTTGTCCTCTGGCACTCAACTTGAATCCAAAATGCGAGACAAGAAATTTGCCGATGTAAATGTTACAAGTTGTGATTATGAAATGGAGAATTCAATTAATTTAGCACAAAAATGAACAAGGTTAACTTGTGGAAAGTTAGCAAGCTGAAAAAAGGTGAGAATATTCAGGAAATTTCAGGaaaaatcagtgtgtgtttgtccagtcGGAACATGCTGTTCACCACAACAGTGGAAAACAAGCCACATTCCACTAATTGACTTAACACAGCGTGTGACGTCAGCCCTAAGGACAGAGGGTTTACAAATGAATCGACTGCTCTCCTGTGTTCACTCCCAGGTGGCTGGTCGAAAAGGGTTCCCTCATGTAATCTATGCCCGGCTGTGGCGGTGGCCTGACCTGCATAAGAATGAACTGAAGCACGTCAAATACTGCCAGTTTGCCTTTGACCTTAAGTGTGACAATGTGTGTGTCAACCCCTACCACTATGAGAGAGTGGTGTCTCCTGGCATAGGTGAGTAACAGGGACAGAGTTTCAGTTTGTGTTCTTAAAATCTGTTAAAATGTATGTGAGGTTCATTAAAACTCGTAGACGATAAACAGAACTACAGAGATTCTGTGTCAAAGTTTCAGTTCTGTGTTTGTTATAGTGCACTGAGGTGTATGAGACCAGCAGCTGCCTTCAGAGGATGACATTAATGTAAACACTGTTTTAGTAGTTCTAGATGCCATTGGTTGTAGACTTGAAACTTATCTAACCCACAGTCTGCACTTGCTCTACCTCTTCATCCTTTTCCCCGGTCCACAGACTTATCAGGACTGACGCTGACCAGTTCTGGACCCAGCTCAGCACTGATGGTTAAGGATGAGTACGACTTTGATGGGCCGCAGAGTCTGCCCTCCATCGAGGGAGGGCACTCCATCCAGACCATCCAGCACCCCCCATCCAGCAGCCGCCCGGCCCCCTCTGAATCATTTGGGACCCCGAACCTGCTCCCACCTGCTGAGGCCTCCACCTCTGCTGCAACGTCGTCCTTCCCTGCCATTGCTGCAGGATCAGGAAGTAAGATCCAGTGGtaaaatatttctgtgtgtgtgtgtgtgtacttgctTGCCAGGCTGTGTGTCcctatgtctgtgtgtgtattgcacgCGCAGTGTGTGTCTCCATCGATGGTTGAAGACttaaatgtctcattttaagttttctgcttctgttttgaCATTTATGAGTCCATATTCTTTTATCAGTCCACTTGTGGATCTCTGACTTTTGTCCTCCTTTTCGCCTCAGGTGCCAGCTCAACCTGGCCCAGGAACAGCAGCTTCACCCCCAACATACCCCACCACACCAACGGTCATCTACAGCACCACCCTCCTATGCCACATCCTACGCATTACTGTAAGTACTCACTGTTACTTCAGCTGTAACTAAATCCATGGATAAAGTCACATGCTTGAATTAATCTTTTGCAAAGTGGGTGATCTGCCGTTactttttgtctctctcaggGCCGGTGCATAATGAGCTCGCCTTTCAGCCTCCCATATCCAATCATCCAGGTGAGAACACACAACCCACAAGTGCCAAAACCCTGGACAGAATCTGGTTAATGGTTTTAGCCATTTATCAGttaaaaatatcacatttttagTCATCAGGCAGAAATGTGGTGCTTGTTTTTTCGAAAAGAAAAGTCACAAAAGTTTCATATTGCCTTGATGAGGAGCAAGGGGGCAGAACTGCTGTTCATTTCCATTTATGATTTAAACTGAATCACGTCAGGCTCTCCCCTCTGTTTCAGCTCCCGACTACTGGTGCTCCATTGCTTACTTTGAGATGGACGTTCAAGTCGGGGAGACGTTTAAGGTGCCCTCTTCTTGCCCCATTGTGACAGTGGACGGCTACGTCGACCCCTCAGGAGGAGACAGGTTCTGTTTGGGCCAGTTAAGCAACGTACATCGCACTGAGGCTATTGAGAGGGCAAGGTAGGTGGGCCTGTTCCCCTGAGTGTGTATAGCGAAACGGTTAAAACCTGACTGCCAATGTGCTTTCTGAAGTAACacagcattttaatgtcagGAAATAATCATAGAGCTCTTTTTCTTACACTGGAACCAGGAACAAGCTCAtataaaagcaacaaataaCACCTGACATCCTTGTCATTGTTGGTTTCTTTAGATGTGCAGTGACGCAGCTATAAATTTTATCTACAAACACGAGACGTGACAACTTCACCACATTATCAGTACTAACAGCACATCAGCTGAAAGCTCAAGTGAAAGAGGCACAAGTTGATCCAAGATAACAGTTCTAGGAATCACACACCCACACCGTCAGACAATGTGTTTAAGTCACAGTCAAAACCAAACTGGATTAATTTACAAAGTTCAAAGGTTGTTCatgttctctccctgtttcctGTATTCCCTAcgctcctctttcctctctccccagGCTTCACATTGGAAAAGGGGTCCAGCTGGAGTGTAAGGGCGAAGGAGATGTGTGGGTGCGATGCCTCAGTGACCACGCAGTGTTTGTTCAGAGTTACTACCTGGACAGAGAGGCCGGTCGAGCCCCTGGGGACGCTGTTCACAAAATCTACCCCAGCGCTTACATCAAGGTAGGCACATGGCTCACTGGGCTGTGAAAATGAGGACATCACTTAAGGTTGACATTTtatgaaatgttctttttcctcttttggaGTGAAAGCTGCAAACATCCTTTTCCATCCAGTCTCCCCTCTGGACACTCTGCCCTTTTATTGGCATTGGTTTCAGAGAGTAGTTGTGtgtatttcacaaaaatgttCCCCACACTGCCAGTTTCCCATCTTTTCCACTCGTGTAGAGTAATCCTCACGCAGCCCAGCTCTTACGGAGGTTCTCCCTGATTAGCAACCTGCGGTGGTTACATGTCTCCTGTGCGAGGGGCTAATTGCTGCTGAATGGACAGTGTTTAAAGTCTCTTCTCTCCCGACAGGTGTTCGATCTTCGTCAGTGTCACAGGCAGATGCAACAGCAGGCTGCTACGGCtcaagcagcagctgcagcccaaGCAGCCGCTGTGGCTGGAAATATACCTGGACCTGGATCAGTAGGAGGGATAGCTCCAGCTATTAGTAAGATACCGTTACCGCAAATACAGATGCACACTCGCACATAAAGAGAGTAGGGCGTAGAGGCGATGGTTTCAGCTGTCGGTAAGGCTCATGATGCAAGTCTGATGTCAGTTTTATTGCCAGTTAGCAGTGAGTTTGAGCTTTGCACTAATCTATGAGGAGCAGAGAAATGCTTAGATGGTTGGCACAATTTGCATTCTAATAAAACGTTACGTACACTCTGGTAAAACAAATGGGATATTATAGCACTACAAGATCATATTGAATTCCAATTGGATGATGAATATCTGCTATCTTGCTCTGGTGCTCTAAAAGTCAAGCTGATCTAGCGTTCGCCTCTGACTCGTCACTTTCACATAGACTGATGTTTTTGTTAGGGACAAGTGCTTGATAATTGGACTGCATCTATATTCATAATCAATTTAACTGCCAGGAATTTTCTTGattcatcatttatcatttgGTCTTTTGAATATGTTTTAGATGTGCCCACCACATTTTCCTTGTGACCATCAGTTCATAACCCAAAGAAATACAGTTTACGGTCGTCATGGTCTAGGAAAAAACCAATTACTTACATTTGAGATACTGGAACCAGTGAATATATGCCTAAAAGTTGACTTGaactattaataaaaaaatgctgattaattttctatCGACAATCAACTTATTGTTTCAGCCCATGCTAACAAAAATCACTTGAAATCACccttaatttgttttttcagtgttttgttaatATAATTTACATGAATATTCCTTCAAGTTTTAATGAACAGCACACGTGGTGTGAAGTTCTTCACACATACACCGTTTCACACTGACCTGATAGCGACTCCCTCTCCTCCCGTCCTCTCAGGTCTGTCGGCAGCAGCCGGCATCGGGGTGGACGACCTCCGGAGGCTGTGTATTCTCAGGATGAGTTTTGTTAAGGGCTGGGGGCCTGACTACCCCCGCCAGAGCATCAAGGAGACCCCCTGCTGGATCGAGATCCACCTGCACAGAGCTCTGCAGTTACTGGACGAGGTTCTGCACACAATGCCTATAGCAGACCCACAACCTCTGGActgagattttgttttttaactgcAGCATCACACCGCAGCATGCAGTGGTGATGGAAAGTCTTCCTCTGTGAACTGGTGTGAGTGGAGAAGATGTGTTTGAGGAACCTCTGTGCACTGTGGCCCCAGCTTTAGCTTTTTAAGCAAGAGTGACACTAACTAAACTATGAGCCAAAGCCATATATTAAagatatatttctatatatttttgatAGATGGCTTTGATTTGCGAGGACTGGAATGGTGAACTGTAGGACTAGAAAAAGACGTCACAGATAACTACAGTTATCAAGCACCACAACATGCACATAGATGACCTGCAGATCCCACGAAACTGGAATGTACGCCGACTACTCTGCGTCCCCGGAGTCCTCAACCACCAACTACTGACAGACGTTGGATTCACTGAACAATACAAGAGCATCTGAGTGCCGTTCAGCTGTGGGACGAGCCgctgcacacacaggctctCATATCCAGTGTCACCAGCGCTGCTGGTTTTCCGGCGTGTCAGTTTTCAACCTGTGACAGACCGCTTCACACCTGGGATAATGAGCGAGTTCGGTCAGGCTGAATAGAAAAGCAGCAGGACTCTTAGCGGCGAGGATCACGGCTCGACATCATGCTGATCACCGCCGCTGCTGATCCGCTCATATTAGACGCTCACAACCATGTGCGAatatcacattaaaataaagcGACACGCACCACGCCTAAAGCCAACTCAACCTCTGAACTTAAACAAGCTCAAGTCCCTAGAGTCTTTTAGGTCGGGTATTATCAAACTATGGATTTGGACCTTAAAAACGGGCTGTGGGCCTGGTGGGTGTCCAATGACAaatcttttttccctcctcagtcAAACAAGATAGTGGACTACAGGTAGAGCCATCGGTTGAGGTGTAGGACCAGACAACAATGCTCCTCACTACACGTCACGACTACGCTAATGCAGTTTTTTGAGGCTGTTGTAACATCATGACCTAAAAAGTTGAATTACCCATGATGCTGATACAATATACCTGTTTTTGCGGACACTGTGATGACAGGTTCATTTAAGTGATCATTCATGGGCCACCTCCAGTCTGTTTCAGGTATGGTTACTGTTTAGGGAAACGCCCTCTTTTATGCTGCCACATGGGATAAATCTCATTCGTCGTCTGTGAGCTGCCTGCCCTTCCTCACTTTAAAGttgagagcaaaaaaaaaaagaaagcggCTGCTTTTTGGTtcagtgagatgaaagcagagcgCAGGCAGACAGTTGACTGTGGGCATCTGAGATTTAATCACAGTATAAGGAACAGGGTTTATCAATGTTTTGGCAAACCAAAGTACTAAATGCTCAAAAACGTACAGCATGATCATGAGAACGAAAGGTCCAGTCAGCTGCTGGACTTTGCCCCAGTTGCATTAATTTGgaggttttcttttctttctttttttttaatggacttTCAAAgtaattatgtttatttgtattcatttcagttttattgatttttctctccAAACATGCCCGACATTCTGTCCACTCTAGTTCAGAATTATTGTACTTAGATATCTTATGACTTGCAGCCCACTTATATACTACTTGATCCAGGTCTCTTGTGTATAGTTTACTGACAGATAAGAGAATTTAAGACAGTTTCCCAGCaatattgatatattttcttggttttattttgttacttatattaattgatttgtattatatttttagCACTTTactggttttttttcttgtttttaactTTACAACCCATATTTTGAGATGCTTGTCCTGCAATATGAATGAAGGGAGTGAACAGGTTGGCTTTTATTCTATGGAGAATTGTAAGCAGAGGCGACATTGTGATGCATTTGTATTGAAAACACATGTGACACTAAGAcacctttttaaaatctgtCGTTGCCCTTTCACTCTATAGGCATTTAGACACATCCGTagggtttcttttctttttggttgtagttttttttccccattttaaTCCatgtaaataactttatttttgaAGTGCATGTCAATGTTTGCATGAATTGTAATGACAAATAGACCCCCTTTTAACCCTACCTCCTTTTTAAACTAAGAATAGTTCACTTACACAGGGAAACTGGACTATCTGAGGAGAGTAGATGCCAGCACCTGCATCATACAGGTGTGTTGCTGGTATTAAAGGCACACAGAGGGAAGCTACACAGTCACAACTGATGTAAGCGATCCATTTTAATCCTATAAACTCAACATTTTAGCAGCCAAGCTCCTCAAGAATACCTAATTTTGTACAAATACATTAACTCCATCAGCTATTGGTGTGCCGCTTCTCTTTGAAGGTAACATGAGTTACAGGCATGTTCTCTCTCTGGCAAGTGCTGAAACAGGTGAAGGTTTGACGCACAGAAATAATTTGATATCAACGTgcatcccctcctctcctctgtcccacGCTGCATATGATgcattctgtttttaaaggcaTTTGTTATTGATCACACACATTGATCAATAGTACAAAGTTCATTTATTCACAAGCATCTGTTCgtgcttgttgtttttcacatcaAAATGCCATTCGGTGTTTTCTTTCTGGTCACCAAGATTCAAGATTTAGTTGAAAATTGGGGTCTTTTCATCACAGGAAATTATCCACTTTGCTATCCAGTTTTTTTGGCCTGTTCCATCTTTGATCGTTTCACCATAATTTGAATAGCATTGTTTGAAAAACGTTTGTCCTAGATCAGGGATTAAAAGAGTCAAACTTAAGGATTTATTACATAATTATGCATCCAATTGATCGAATGGCAGGAAACGGGATATTTTCTGATTGTATGTTACTGAAAGATGCTGAATTCCATCTGGAGAAATAATCTGTTATATTCTGCTGTGCTTTAAGGTGGACAGATGTTTTTATATTACTTGCAGTCATTATAGAAGCCTAAAGACACAGCTCAGATGAGTTGATGTTGACTACTATGATACAGATTGCAGATATAAATTTGACCTGTATTTCTTATGTGAGAGTCTGTAATTAAACTTTGCTTGATATTCTCTAAGTGGTGACCTGTTTATTTTCTCAAGAGGTAAACGTGGTTACAAGGATGAAAGTACAGGAGCTCAGTGTACCAGCAGACCCTTTGAcatgtcatagcaggaaaaccACAGGTGTATTTAATAACGCCAAACATGGCTGCATTCCACGTAGGGGACCTCCTGGTATTGTGCCCGCTGGCTCACTGGAATACTTAATTGTACCTCCTGCTATTACATGTCAAAACATGTTCCTATAGACCTTTTACACAGCGTGATAAAGATGTAAGGCATCTTGCCTTGGCAAATACAGCAGGAGCAACACTAAGGTGGAGTAGAGCCATTATTAGCTCTTTTACTTCAGGTGACAGGTCTGCTGTGAGAAAGGCAGATTGCGGACGTGAATTACAGTAACTTTTTCATTAAGCCTGAGCTGAAGCCTAATCAACCACAACTGAAAACACGTGTGTGGGTGAACAGATGACTGACTTTTCAGATCAGTCACAGCCGTGCACCGAGCTCTGCTGCAGGATCATGCCCCAGTTTGTCTGAATGACAGCTGCAGACATCAAACATGTCTGAAGGAGTTGCAGCAGTTTCCTTCAAGTCAACCTAACCCCACACACTGCATGTGGCGTGTACTGATAACCCTCACCTGCCACATTTTGTGCAAACATCAAGTCATGCTGTCAAATTGGCATTTAAAATCCTGCCTCTGAGCTGATGGAAACCCGAGGCGCCAACGTCCAGAGTTTAAAATTCTCGTTTCCCCAACTACACACACTTTACCCATGCTCCTCTGTGCCTGTGatgtataaatgtaaatatcaaTCATTTGAGAGAGGCAATTACATGTATAATCACTACATGGTGAGTGCTGCACtttgaatcattcttttcacCTGCAAACTTTCACCCAGTAACTCTGCCAATTAAAAAAGTACTCTTTGGTTACAGAGATGTTATCTTGAGTCAGGAAGTATGACCTCAGAACAACAATCAGAAACAGGCCAGTTTCACAAAGGTGAAAATGGTGGCAGTATCACATTCGGTCCGACGGGACTCTCACGTGCATGGGTCCCAAGTATTGTGTTggttttttatttcatgagttaaaatgtgaaagagggagaggaaattATCATGTGTAAATTTGGTGAAATGTACCCATGGTAACtcaaaaaagcagcaaacaaacattaaaacaccatAACGATAGGAATCACAGTAATACGGCGTGGCTttaaatgaaactgtctttatTAAGTAACTTTaatatcagaaaaataaaactcttaAATTCTCTTTACAGCAAATATATAATATCAGTGCTTTGGCCGCAATAACTTAAAAGGCCGTTATAAAATATAGTCTGCTTTTAAACTCCTGACTCAATTTGAAGAATTTATATGCCATAAGACTCCCCCTACATATACATAAAAGTGTAGTAAAATTAGCAAATACTTTGAACTGTTGATACAGCTTaacaatatatgtatttatatagataATCTAAGATACATTTTACAGTATACCGTTTGTAATTTGGTGGCGTACAGACATGACAGGCAGCTTGAATCCTTGGCCTTTTTACAGTTGCAGTGTGACTTTTACATTGGCGGTACATTATGAAGACATGCTCGTGATGCACAGTCCATTTTCCACTAGGTTAAACAGCAGCTATCAATACTATTATCATCAATACTGTAAACTAATAACTAGACTACAAGCAGATAGCACTGACACCCTCCTGCAACATTTCTGGGTTTCCAActcttcattcatttaatcactcggagaaaaggaaacaaacaaaaaaacaaaaaaaaaggaaaaaaaattaaaaatcttattgtaaacattttaatatagatatatttatgtatatatatgaaatgtaacaaaataaaaacaagttcTGTATATTTATCAGTCATTGACAGTAATATTATAATACATACACAAAAATGTCAATAGATTCATGTCAATAATCTGAGGGCCGACAGTGTATTGCATTCCCTCAGAGAGAAACGGAGCAAAGAGATCGACCCTTGGTACAGCTGAGGGAAGTAAAGTAAAAAGGACGGAGAGAAGACCAGAGGGGGCAGAAGCAGATGGGTTTTTTGCACTTTTGGGACTCTGTTGGTTCCATATCCTCCAGAAAGCCACGAAAGAGACGGTATTAGGAAACAGCTAAGCGATAACTCCCAAATACTGTTTACAGCTGGAATGCAAACAGGGACTGCGGTCCAGTGTccacacagtaaaacagcatTGACCTTTAATAGTGTCGGCACAGTCCGAGATGAAATCATTCCAGCTGCTTCCCCTTCCAAATGTCCGTCCACTCATTCAATCCTGTAACACAAAGTCTAGAGACACTGGTGTTTAAAGCTAAGGTTTAAGATGATTTCCACCAATTTGTACCTTTTCACTTTTCAGGTGGAGGAACGGGCAGATGCACATGTTGaagggaaagacaaaaaaaaatctgaatgtgtGGAATCCCAACCACACAATAGTGTGAAATACTTGGGAACGGCTGTGCTTAGTGGGGCAAGGGAGCAGATGAAGCGGGACAAGCAAAGTGTACCATTGAAACATCTCATCAATGCATTAAAGCAGGTAATGAAGGCGAACCCCAACTGACATGTAGTaggaaataaaatgcagaaGGGATACGTCCGTCTACAAGTTTATGCTCAAGATTGAGCTTTGTAATTAAAACCAGAGGAATTTAACTTATCAAGTGCTTCCTCGAGGAGTTAACATACTGAGATGATTTTTGCATAGGCCTTGTACACAAAACATGGGATTAAACAAAAATAGAGTCGTGGGTGGCCTTTGTCTCAATTTTGCATCCCCATGGAATTATTTTGCAGTCGGCTTCCCAACAAGGACACAAAACGGCTGTGATGAGACAGCCACAGGTTGGAGCAGTTCAGGATACCAGTAAGGGTGTACAGTACGGGGATTTGTTCCAGGTTACAGCTGTCTTCATAGTAGTTTCAGAGAATATCCGCTCGTTTGGCTCTCAGGTGAGGTTTAACTATTCATTAACCTTATATGTATATCATCTACTTAAGTTTCTGCagtacaggaggaggaggaatgttaCCAAAGG comes from Pempheris klunzingeri isolate RE-2024b chromosome 7, fPemKlu1.hap1, whole genome shotgun sequence and encodes:
- the LOC139203468 gene encoding mothers against decapentaplegic homolog 4; the protein is MSITNTPTSNDACLSIVHSLMCHRQGGESETFAKRAIESLVKKLKEKKDELDSLITAITTNGAHPSKCVTIQRTLDGRLQVAGRKGFPHVIYARLWRWPDLHKNELKHVKYCQFAFDLKCDNVCVNPYHYERVVSPGIDLSGLTLTSSGPSSALMVKDEYDFDGPQSLPSIEGGHSIQTIQHPPSSSRPAPSESFGTPNLLPPAEASTSAATSSFPAIAAGSGSASSTWPRNSSFTPNIPHHTNGHLQHHPPMPHPTHYWPVHNELAFQPPISNHPAPDYWCSIAYFEMDVQVGETFKVPSSCPIVTVDGYVDPSGGDRFCLGQLSNVHRTEAIERARLHIGKGVQLECKGEGDVWVRCLSDHAVFVQSYYLDREAGRAPGDAVHKIYPSAYIKVFDLRQCHRQMQQQAATAQAAAAAQAAAVAGNIPGPGSVGGIAPAISLSAAAGIGVDDLRRLCILRMSFVKGWGPDYPRQSIKETPCWIEIHLHRALQLLDEVLHTMPIADPQPLD